One genomic window of Pigmentiphaga litoralis includes the following:
- a CDS encoding histidine kinase famiy protein translates to MSDTPKPFRLPNATQTIDRRSHEIFAAAVSTTRMPMIVTDPRQHDNPIVFANNAFLTMTGYTEDEILGTNCRFLQGPDTDESTVDEVRNAVLANQEIATEILNYRKDGSTFWNALFISPIVNEDGEVIYFFASQLDVSRRRDAEDALRQAQKMESLGQLTGGIAHDFNNLLQVMSGYVELSRVGLEVGAGVARVGANLDKVKDAIDKASRLTQQLLAFARKQSLSGRVLSLNGLVEDIVSLSDRTLGEHVRIRNEYAPNLPNVRVDSTQMEVAMLNLLVNSRDALADTQDATITVRTELVTIEHHQLVGFAELNEGQYVTVKVADNGSGIPPGVVDRVVDPFFTTKELGKGTGLGLSMVYGFVKQSGGAMNIESEEGVGTTVTLYFPALDAEENPLPTPVKIIEPIGKERILVVDDRPEVADVSKALLDQLGYDAIVAYTPDDALAVLAGDTAVDMLLTDVIMPGKMNGVMLAREARLLRPKIRILLTTGYADTELNRKGERASEFDILYKPYSRGDLSKKVKIVMKGPTGVG, encoded by the coding sequence ATGAGCGATACCCCCAAGCCCTTCCGTCTGCCGAACGCGACGCAGACCATCGACCGCCGTTCGCACGAGATCTTTGCGGCGGCGGTGTCGACGACGCGCATGCCCATGATCGTCACGGATCCCAGGCAGCACGACAATCCGATCGTGTTCGCGAACAATGCCTTCCTGACGATGACGGGCTATACCGAAGACGAGATCCTGGGCACCAACTGCCGCTTCCTGCAAGGGCCGGATACCGATGAATCCACGGTGGATGAAGTGCGTAACGCCGTGCTGGCCAATCAGGAAATCGCGACCGAGATCCTGAATTACCGCAAGGATGGATCGACCTTCTGGAACGCGCTGTTCATCTCGCCCATCGTTAACGAGGATGGAGAAGTCATCTACTTCTTTGCATCCCAGCTGGACGTCAGCCGCCGCCGTGATGCGGAAGATGCCTTGCGCCAGGCCCAGAAGATGGAATCTCTTGGACAACTCACTGGCGGCATCGCACACGACTTCAATAATTTGTTGCAGGTCATGTCTGGCTACGTCGAGTTGTCACGTGTTGGCCTGGAAGTCGGCGCCGGCGTGGCGCGCGTTGGCGCGAACCTTGACAAGGTCAAGGATGCGATCGACAAGGCGTCGCGGCTGACGCAGCAATTGCTGGCCTTTGCCCGCAAACAGAGCCTGAGCGGCCGGGTGCTGAGCCTGAACGGCCTGGTCGAAGACATTGTGAGCCTGAGCGATCGGACCCTGGGCGAGCATGTGCGCATCCGCAATGAGTACGCGCCGAACCTGCCGAACGTGCGGGTGGATTCGACTCAGATGGAAGTTGCGATGCTCAACCTGTTGGTCAATTCGCGTGATGCGCTGGCCGACACGCAAGACGCCACGATCACGGTGCGAACCGAACTCGTCACGATCGAACATCACCAGCTGGTCGGTTTTGCGGAGCTGAACGAAGGCCAATACGTGACCGTCAAGGTGGCCGACAACGGCAGCGGCATTCCGCCCGGCGTGGTCGACCGGGTGGTGGACCCGTTCTTCACGACCAAGGAATTGGGCAAGGGCACCGGCCTGGGCCTGTCCATGGTGTATGGCTTCGTCAAGCAATCGGGCGGCGCCATGAACATCGAATCTGAAGAAGGCGTCGGTACGACGGTGACGCTGTATTTCCCTGCGCTGGACGCCGAAGAAAATCCCTTGCCGACGCCGGTCAAGATCATCGAGCCCATCGGCAAGGAACGCATTCTGGTGGTGGACGACCGGCCGGAAGTGGCCGATGTGAGCAAGGCGCTGCTCGATCAGCTGGGCTACGACGCGATCGTGGCGTACACGCCCGACGACGCGCTGGCCGTGCTGGCCGGTGACACGGCCGTCGACATGCTGCTGACCGACGTGATCATGCCCGGCAAGATGAATGGGGTGATGCTGGCGCGGGAAGCCCGCCTGCTGCGTCCCAAGATCCGGATCCTGCTGACGACGGGCTATGCCGATACGGAACTCAATCGCAAGGGCGAACGGGCGTCCGAATTCGACATCCTGTACAAGCCCTACAGCCGCGGCGATCTGTCCAAGAAAGTGAAGATCGTCATGAAAGGACCGACCGGGGTCGGCTGA
- the tcuA gene encoding FAD-dependent tricarballylate dehydrogenase TcuA, with translation MIDVLVIGGGNAALCAALMAREAGASVMVLESAPREWRGGNSQHTRNLRCMHDAPQDVLLEAYPEEEFWQDLLKVTGGITNEHLARVAIRHSATCRDWMRKHGVNFQPPLSGTLHLARTNAFFMGGGKALINAYYRSAEALGVDIRYDCTVDALELDGGRFVAARIGDTRIEARTCVLASGGFESNLAWLREAWGQNERGEWPADNFLIRGTRYNMGVLLRYMIDAGADIIGDPSQSHCVAIDARAPLYDGGICTRIDCVSLGVVVNRDAQRFYDEGEDFWPKRYAIWGRLTAMQPGQIAYSIIDAKAVGRFMPPVFPGTKANTLEELARAVGLDEAAFVDTIKQYNAACRIGTFDHTVLDDCHTEGVTPAKTHWARPIDTAPFYAYPVRPGITFTYLGLKVDEDATVHFGGQPSPNLFAAGEMMAGNVLGKGYTAGVGMTIGTAFGRIAGTSAAAAALNKNEGARREAA, from the coding sequence ATGATCGACGTACTGGTAATTGGCGGCGGCAATGCCGCGCTGTGCGCCGCGCTGATGGCGCGCGAGGCCGGCGCGAGCGTGATGGTGCTGGAGTCCGCGCCGCGTGAATGGCGGGGCGGCAACTCGCAGCACACCCGCAACCTGCGCTGCATGCATGATGCGCCGCAAGACGTGCTGCTCGAGGCCTACCCCGAAGAAGAATTCTGGCAAGACCTGCTGAAGGTGACCGGCGGCATCACCAATGAACACCTGGCGCGCGTGGCGATCCGCCATTCGGCCACCTGCCGCGACTGGATGCGCAAGCATGGCGTCAACTTCCAGCCGCCGCTGTCGGGCACCCTGCACCTGGCGCGCACCAACGCGTTTTTCATGGGGGGCGGCAAGGCTCTGATCAACGCGTACTACCGCAGCGCCGAAGCCCTGGGCGTAGACATCCGCTACGACTGCACGGTCGATGCGCTGGAACTGGATGGCGGCCGCTTTGTTGCGGCTCGCATCGGCGACACCCGCATCGAAGCGCGCACCTGTGTGCTGGCATCGGGCGGCTTCGAATCCAACCTGGCGTGGCTGCGCGAGGCCTGGGGCCAGAATGAACGCGGCGAATGGCCCGCCGACAACTTCCTGATCCGCGGCACCCGCTACAACATGGGCGTGCTGCTGCGCTACATGATCGATGCCGGCGCCGACATTATCGGTGACCCCTCGCAATCGCATTGCGTGGCCATCGATGCCCGCGCGCCGCTGTACGACGGCGGCATCTGCACCCGCATCGACTGTGTGTCGCTGGGCGTGGTGGTGAATCGCGACGCGCAACGCTTCTATGACGAAGGCGAAGACTTCTGGCCCAAGCGCTACGCGATCTGGGGCCGCCTGACCGCCATGCAGCCCGGGCAGATCGCCTACTCGATCATCGACGCCAAGGCCGTGGGCCGTTTCATGCCGCCCGTGTTCCCTGGCACCAAGGCCAACACGCTGGAAGAACTGGCGCGCGCGGTCGGACTGGACGAGGCCGCATTCGTTGACACCATCAAGCAATACAACGCCGCCTGCCGCATCGGCACCTTCGACCATACGGTGCTGGACGACTGCCATACCGAAGGCGTGACGCCCGCCAAGACCCATTGGGCGCGGCCCATCGACACTGCGCCGTTCTACGCCTACCCGGTCCGCCCCGGCATCACATTCACCTACCTGGGCCTGAAAGTGGACGAGGACGCCACGGTGCACTTTGGCGGCCAGCCCAGTCCCAACCTGTTCGCGGCCGGCGAAATGATGGCCGGCAACGTGTTGGGCAAGGGCTATACCGCCGGCGTCGGCATGACCATCGGCACGGCCTTTGGCCGCATTGCCGGCACCAGCGCGGCCGCTGCCGCCCTGAACAAGAATGAAGGAGCACGCCGTGAAGCAGCTTGA
- the tcuB gene encoding tricarballylate utilization 4Fe-4S protein TcuB: MKEHPVRWAGKDSKALSHNENEVGRMMEICNACRYCEGFCAVFPAMSRRLEFGKADIHYLANLCHNCGACLHACQYAPPHEFGVNVPQAMAKVRVQTYSDFAWPAPLGKLYERNGLTVAMAAAACLALFLVLAAGINGGLFHEPLQGNFYAIFPHNTLALMFGSVFILAILALGIGVTRFWRNVSPGEASGEAIAEAAGNALKLKYLDGGHGKGCNDESDKFTLRRRRFHHFTFYGFMLCFAATSVATLYHYFLDLHAPYPFFSLPVLLGTAGGIGLIIGPVGLLWLNLRRDPAQGDVAQRPMDRGFIVLLLLISVTGLLLLGLRDTSWMGLLLAVHLGVVMALFLTLPYGKFAHGIYRSAALLKWSIEKRQPSKLQLGAD, encoded by the coding sequence ATGAAGGAACATCCGGTCCGTTGGGCGGGCAAGGACAGCAAGGCGCTGAGCCACAACGAAAACGAAGTCGGCCGCATGATGGAAATCTGCAATGCCTGCCGGTATTGCGAAGGCTTCTGTGCGGTGTTCCCGGCCATGAGCCGGCGGCTGGAGTTCGGCAAGGCCGACATCCATTACCTGGCCAACCTGTGCCACAACTGCGGCGCCTGCCTGCACGCCTGTCAATACGCGCCACCCCACGAATTTGGCGTGAACGTGCCGCAGGCCATGGCCAAGGTGCGTGTGCAGACCTATTCGGACTTTGCGTGGCCCGCCCCGCTCGGCAAGCTGTACGAGCGCAACGGCCTGACCGTCGCAATGGCTGCCGCCGCATGCCTGGCGCTGTTCCTGGTGCTGGCCGCCGGGATCAACGGCGGGCTGTTCCACGAACCGCTGCAGGGCAACTTCTACGCGATCTTTCCGCACAACACCCTGGCCCTGATGTTCGGCAGCGTGTTCATACTGGCCATCCTTGCGCTGGGGATAGGCGTGACGCGCTTCTGGCGCAACGTCAGCCCGGGCGAGGCCAGCGGTGAAGCCATTGCCGAAGCCGCCGGCAACGCGCTCAAGCTCAAGTACCTGGACGGCGGCCACGGCAAGGGCTGCAACGACGAAAGCGACAAGTTCACGCTGCGCCGCCGACGCTTCCATCACTTCACGTTCTACGGCTTCATGCTGTGCTTTGCCGCCACGTCGGTCGCGACGCTGTACCACTACTTCCTGGACCTGCACGCGCCCTACCCGTTCTTCAGCCTTCCGGTGTTGCTCGGAACGGCAGGCGGCATCGGACTGATCATCGGCCCGGTCGGCCTGCTGTGGCTGAACCTGAGGCGTGACCCTGCGCAAGGCGACGTGGCGCAGCGGCCCATGGACCGCGGCTTTATCGTGCTGCTGCTGCTCATCAGTGTGACGGGCCTGCTGTTGCTCGGACTGCGCGACACCAGCTGGATGGGCCTGCTGCTGGCCGTGCACCTGGGCGTGGTGATGGCGCTGTTCCTGACCCTGCCCTACGGCAAGTTCGCGCACGGCATCTACCGCAGCGCCGCGCTGCTCAAGTGGTCGATCGAAAAACGCCAGCCCAGCAAGCTGCAGTTGGGCGCGGACTGA
- a CDS encoding FAD binding domain-containing protein: MNPITYVAPADASEALDALGGHEGNSMAVGLAKFIAGGTNLIDLMKENVMRPVRLVDINGLPYNQIEETETGGLMLGALARNADTAYHPLVRSRYPLLTAAILAGASPQLRNMATNGGNLLQRTRCYYFYDSQVPCNKRDPGTGCSAIGGLSRQHAILGASEHCIATHPSDMCVALAALGAIVHVQSPSGKRQIPFGDFHRLPGDRPDKDTNLAYDELITHLELPEAQAFAGHSVYLKLRERASYAFALVSVAAALDLAEDGTIREARLALGSVAHKPWRDLQIEAGLVGVRPDAAVFTQAAEALLSNAKGQGANDYKIPMAHRAIVRALTMAAEGTVTNTGEPYISEVTV, translated from the coding sequence ATGAATCCGATCACCTATGTGGCACCTGCCGATGCGTCCGAGGCGCTCGACGCGCTGGGCGGTCATGAAGGCAACAGCATGGCGGTGGGCTTAGCCAAGTTCATCGCCGGCGGCACCAACCTGATCGACCTGATGAAAGAAAACGTGATGCGGCCGGTGCGCCTGGTCGACATCAATGGCCTGCCGTACAACCAGATCGAAGAGACGGAAACCGGCGGGCTGATGCTGGGCGCGCTCGCCCGCAATGCCGACACCGCCTATCACCCGCTGGTGCGTTCGCGTTACCCGCTGCTGACCGCGGCCATCCTGGCCGGCGCGTCTCCGCAGTTGCGCAATATGGCGACCAACGGCGGCAACCTGCTGCAACGCACGCGCTGCTATTACTTTTATGACTCGCAGGTACCCTGCAACAAGCGGGATCCGGGCACCGGCTGTTCGGCCATCGGCGGCCTGAGCCGCCAGCATGCCATTCTGGGCGCCAGCGAACATTGCATTGCCACCCACCCGTCGGACATGTGCGTGGCGTTGGCCGCCCTGGGCGCGATCGTGCATGTGCAGTCGCCGTCCGGCAAACGCCAGATCCCGTTTGGCGATTTCCATCGCCTGCCGGGCGATCGCCCGGACAAGGACACCAACCTTGCCTACGATGAGCTGATCACCCACCTGGAACTGCCCGAAGCGCAAGCCTTTGCCGGCCATTCGGTCTACCTGAAGCTGCGCGAGCGCGCATCGTATGCATTCGCCCTGGTATCGGTCGCGGCGGCGCTGGACCTGGCCGAAGACGGCACGATTCGCGAAGCGCGGCTGGCCTTGGGCAGCGTCGCGCACAAGCCCTGGCGCGATCTGCAGATCGAAGCCGGCCTGGTCGGCGTCCGTCCGGATGCCGCGGTATTCACGCAGGCGGCCGAAGCCCTGTTGAGCAACGCCAAGGGCCAGGGCGCCAATGACTACAAGATTCCGATGGCCCATCGCGCCATCGTCCGCGCGCTGACGATGGCCGCCGAAGGCACCGTGACCAACACCGGTGAACCGTACATTTCCGAGGTGACCGTATGA
- a CDS encoding xanthine dehydrogenase family protein molybdopterin-binding subunit — protein sequence MTDLIESLKAPVAPEGTGYVTKGMSVSRVDGRAKVTGTAQYAAEHFAADLAHGVVVNSSIPKGRVTVFHLEAALAVPGVIDIITYQNRPKMRSFDLSYKDMTAPGGSPFRPLYDEKVLYSGQPIALVVAETFEAARHAASLVNVEYAIEPHETNLMDNLHRGHKPSRLKAGYSPPPDERGDAQAAFDAAPVKIAATYYNGVEHHNPLELFASTVIRDADGHLTIYDKTQSSQNSRWYVSHVFGLSKDKVTVRNPYVGGAFGSGLRPQYQLTLAVMASLKLERSVRVVLTRQQMFTFGHRPETLQHVKLAAERDGTLRSIMHEAIAETSRIEDYVEVVVNWSGQLYACDNVRLGYQLVDLDQYTPIDMRAPGAAHGVHALEVAMDELAYELHMDPLALRLKNYTERDQMNDLPFSTKELRACYEQAAERFGWSSRPLAPRSMRDGTELVGWGMATGQWDAMQMFARASAVLHADGRLVVSSAATDIGTGTYTVMAMIAAASMGLPLEKVTFQLGDSTLPVAPIEGGSSHVATVGSAVEGACEKLQKRLYKLARSLEGQPFEHSNFNDVEFVEGHMRLKLDPTVSVTLPELLAAGKETRVEEKYLLLPNVLKQKKYTRSTHSAVFAEVKVDEEFGTVRVTRVVSAIAAGRIMSLKTAHSQITGGVVWGISEALHEETHADHRLGRFMNHNLSEYHVPVNADIHDIEVIFVDEDDRIVSRLGAKGVGEIGLVGVSAAICNAIFHATGKRVRSTPMTPDKVMTDRPGY from the coding sequence ATGACCGACCTGATCGAATCGCTGAAAGCGCCTGTTGCCCCGGAAGGCACGGGCTACGTGACCAAGGGCATGTCGGTGTCGCGGGTGGATGGCCGGGCCAAGGTCACCGGCACCGCGCAATATGCCGCCGAACATTTTGCCGCCGACCTGGCGCATGGTGTCGTGGTCAACAGCAGCATCCCGAAAGGCCGCGTGACCGTGTTCCATCTGGAAGCGGCGCTGGCCGTTCCCGGGGTGATTGACATCATCACCTATCAGAACCGGCCCAAGATGCGGTCGTTCGACCTGTCGTACAAGGACATGACCGCGCCGGGGGGCTCGCCCTTCCGACCGCTGTATGACGAGAAGGTGCTGTACAGCGGCCAGCCGATTGCCCTGGTCGTGGCCGAGACCTTCGAAGCCGCGCGCCACGCTGCATCGCTCGTGAATGTGGAGTACGCGATCGAACCGCACGAAACCAATCTGATGGACAACCTGCATCGGGGGCACAAGCCGAGCCGCCTGAAGGCCGGGTATTCGCCACCGCCCGATGAACGCGGCGATGCGCAGGCTGCGTTCGATGCGGCCCCGGTCAAGATCGCGGCCACCTATTACAACGGCGTGGAGCACCACAACCCGCTGGAATTGTTTGCTTCAACGGTGATTCGCGATGCCGATGGGCATCTGACCATCTACGACAAGACGCAAAGCTCGCAGAACAGCCGCTGGTACGTGTCGCATGTATTCGGCCTGTCCAAAGACAAGGTCACCGTGCGCAATCCGTATGTGGGTGGCGCGTTCGGGTCGGGCCTGCGCCCGCAGTACCAGCTGACCCTGGCCGTAATGGCGTCGCTCAAGCTGGAACGGTCGGTGCGCGTCGTGCTGACCCGCCAGCAGATGTTCACGTTCGGCCATCGGCCCGAAACGCTGCAGCATGTGAAGCTCGCCGCCGAACGCGACGGCACCCTGCGCTCGATCATGCACGAAGCGATCGCCGAAACGTCGCGCATCGAAGACTACGTGGAAGTGGTGGTGAACTGGTCGGGCCAGCTCTACGCGTGCGACAACGTGCGCCTGGGGTATCAGCTGGTCGACCTGGACCAATACACGCCGATCGACATGCGCGCGCCGGGCGCGGCTCACGGCGTGCATGCGCTTGAAGTCGCCATGGATGAGCTGGCCTATGAACTGCACATGGACCCGCTGGCCTTGCGCCTGAAGAACTACACCGAGCGCGACCAGATGAACGACCTGCCCTTTTCGACCAAGGAATTGCGGGCCTGCTATGAACAGGCGGCCGAGCGCTTTGGCTGGTCGAGCCGGCCGCTGGCGCCGCGGTCCATGCGTGACGGCACCGAGCTGGTGGGTTGGGGCATGGCCACCGGGCAATGGGATGCGATGCAGATGTTTGCGCGCGCCAGCGCCGTGCTGCATGCCGATGGCCGCCTGGTCGTCAGCAGCGCCGCGACCGACATCGGCACGGGCACCTACACCGTCATGGCGATGATCGCGGCGGCATCGATGGGCCTGCCGCTGGAAAAGGTCACCTTCCAGCTGGGCGATTCGACCCTGCCCGTGGCGCCGATCGAAGGCGGATCGTCGCACGTGGCTACGGTCGGGTCCGCGGTCGAAGGCGCCTGCGAAAAGCTGCAGAAGCGCCTCTACAAGTTGGCCCGGTCGCTGGAAGGCCAGCCCTTCGAGCACTCCAACTTCAACGACGTCGAATTCGTCGAAGGCCACATGCGGCTGAAGCTGGACCCGACCGTCTCGGTCACGCTGCCCGAGCTGCTGGCCGCTGGCAAAGAGACACGTGTCGAAGAAAAGTACCTGCTGCTGCCCAATGTCCTGAAGCAAAAGAAGTACACCCGGTCGACCCATTCCGCGGTGTTCGCGGAGGTCAAGGTGGACGAGGAGTTTGGCACGGTCCGCGTGACTCGGGTGGTTAGCGCGATTGCCGCCGGCCGCATCATGAGCCTGAAGACCGCGCACAGCCAGATCACCGGCGGCGTGGTGTGGGGCATCAGCGAAGCCCTGCATGAAGAGACGCATGCGGATCACCGCCTGGGCCGCTTCATGAACCACAACCTGTCCGAATACCATGTGCCGGTGAATGCCGACATCCATGACATCGAGGTGATCTTCGTGGATGAAGACGACCGCATCGTGAGCCGGCTGGGTGCGAAGGGCGTTGGCGAAATCGGCCTGGTGGGCGTGTCGGCGGCCATCTGCAACGCGATCTTCCATGCGACTGGCAAGCGGGTGCGCAGCACGCCCATGACGCCGGACAAGGTGATGACGGACCGCCCGGGCTACTGA
- the sodC gene encoding superoxide dismutase family protein: protein MRILIPALLAGLLGATAVHADTTVPMYMATEKGQGQAIGEVTLSDSKYGLVFTPKLTSLPAGVHGFHVHAMGSCDAKEDGGKMVPAGAAGGHLDPQNTKKHGMPWDDGAHLGDLPPLIVDAQGNAMQPVLAPRLKLAAVSGKALMVHAGGDNHSDHPAPLGGGGARQACGVIK, encoded by the coding sequence ATGCGCATTCTCATTCCCGCCCTGCTTGCCGGCCTGCTCGGCGCCACCGCCGTCCACGCCGACACGACCGTCCCGATGTACATGGCGACGGAAAAGGGTCAGGGTCAGGCCATTGGCGAAGTGACCCTGTCGGACAGCAAATACGGTCTGGTCTTTACCCCCAAGCTGACGAGTCTGCCGGCCGGCGTCCACGGTTTCCACGTGCACGCGATGGGCAGCTGCGATGCCAAGGAAGATGGCGGCAAGATGGTGCCGGCAGGCGCTGCCGGCGGCCATCTGGATCCGCAGAACACCAAGAAGCACGGCATGCCCTGGGATGACGGCGCCCACCTGGGCGACCTGCCCCCCCTGATCGTGGACGCGCAGGGCAACGCCATGCAGCCGGTGCTGGCCCCGCGCCTGAAGCTGGCCGCTGTCAGCGGCAAGGCCCTGATGGTGCACGCCGGTGGCGACAACCACAGCGATCACCCCGCGCCGCTGGGCGGCGGGGGCGCGCGTCAGGCGTGCGGCGTCATCAAGTAA
- a CDS encoding pyridoxal-phosphate-dependent aminotransferase family protein: MLPHTIGEIDPPQRLLMGPGPVNAHPRVLRAMAADLLGQFDPEMTSYMNEVMALYRPVFGTGNRWTFLVDGTARAGIEASLVSMVAPGDRVLVLNFGRFGLLLTEILARIGAVVETVDAPWGEVVPMDAVAAAIERFQPKVVATVHGDTSTTMAQPLDGLGDLCRAAGALSYVDATATIGGMEIAADRWGVDVVTGGLQKCLGGPSGSSPITISDRAADAIFARRHVEEGIRRDDITDGTGIRIGSNYFDLAMIMDYWSEKRLNHHTEATTMLYGARECARVALGEGLAPRYARHGAASQAMMAGIRAMGLTVFGDERYKMTNVTGIYIPDGVDGEAVRRRMREDFEIEIGSAFGPLQGKIWRIGAMGYNAMKHKILITLGALESVLRAEGYACPPGAAVDAALAAWNKASIT; the protein is encoded by the coding sequence TTGTTGCCTCACACAATCGGCGAAATCGATCCCCCTCAACGTCTGCTGATGGGACCTGGCCCGGTCAATGCCCATCCGCGCGTGCTGCGCGCCATGGCGGCGGACCTGCTGGGGCAATTCGATCCGGAAATGACGTCGTACATGAACGAGGTCATGGCGCTGTATCGCCCCGTGTTCGGCACCGGCAACCGGTGGACCTTCCTGGTCGACGGCACCGCGCGCGCGGGCATCGAAGCGTCGCTAGTGTCGATGGTGGCGCCGGGCGACCGTGTCCTGGTGCTGAACTTCGGCCGCTTCGGCCTGTTGCTGACCGAGATCCTGGCGCGTATCGGCGCGGTGGTCGAGACGGTTGACGCCCCCTGGGGCGAAGTCGTCCCCATGGACGCGGTGGCGGCGGCGATCGAACGCTTCCAGCCCAAAGTCGTGGCCACGGTGCACGGCGATACGTCCACCACGATGGCGCAGCCGCTCGACGGCCTGGGCGACCTGTGCCGCGCGGCGGGCGCGCTGTCGTACGTCGATGCCACCGCCACCATTGGCGGGATGGAAATCGCCGCGGACCGCTGGGGCGTGGACGTGGTGACCGGTGGCCTGCAAAAATGCCTGGGCGGGCCCTCGGGCTCGTCGCCGATCACCATTTCGGACCGCGCGGCCGACGCCATCTTTGCGCGCCGCCATGTCGAAGAAGGCATTCGCCGCGACGACATCACCGACGGCACCGGCATCCGCATCGGCTCCAATTATTTCGACCTGGCCATGATCATGGACTACTGGTCGGAAAAGCGCCTGAACCACCACACCGAAGCCACCACCATGCTGTACGGCGCGCGGGAATGCGCCCGGGTCGCATTGGGAGAAGGGCTGGCACCGCGTTACGCACGGCATGGCGCCGCAAGCCAGGCCATGATGGCGGGCATCCGGGCAATGGGGCTGACGGTGTTTGGCGATGAACGCTACAAGATGACCAACGTGACGGGCATCTACATTCCCGACGGCGTGGATGGCGAAGCGGTGCGCCGCCGCATGCGCGAAGATTTCGAGATCGAGATCGGGTCGGCCTTCGGCCCGCTGCAGGGCAAGATCTGGCGGATCGGCGCCATGGGCTACAACGCCATGAAGCACAAGATCCTGATCACCCTTGGCGCGCTGGAATCGGTGCTGCGCGCCGAAGGGTATGCCTGCCCGCCGGGCGCCGCGGTCGATGCGGCGCTGGCGGCCTGGAACAAGGCGTCGATTACTTGA
- a CDS encoding (2Fe-2S)-binding protein, with protein sequence MDAQVTPRPGAAPAAAPRYPITLRINGQETRLEIEAWVSLLDLLREHLHLTGSKKGCDQGQCGACTVLVDGKRINSCLTLAVMQNGRDITTIEGLAEGDTLHPLQQAFIDHDAFQCGYCTPGQICSAVGLMNEGEARNADQVRELMSGNVCRCGAYPQIVGAVTQVMNIPAVVETTDRSVVVGTVPV encoded by the coding sequence ATGGACGCACAAGTCACCCCCCGGCCCGGCGCGGCGCCGGCTGCCGCGCCGCGCTACCCCATCACCCTGCGCATCAACGGCCAGGAAACACGATTAGAGATCGAAGCATGGGTCAGCCTGCTGGACCTGCTTCGCGAACACCTGCACCTGACCGGCAGCAAGAAAGGCTGTGACCAGGGCCAGTGCGGCGCCTGTACGGTGCTGGTGGATGGCAAGCGCATCAATTCCTGCCTGACGCTGGCCGTGATGCAGAACGGACGCGACATCACGACGATTGAAGGGCTGGCCGAGGGCGACACGCTGCATCCGCTGCAGCAGGCCTTCATTGACCATGACGCGTTCCAGTGCGGCTACTGCACTCCCGGCCAGATCTGTTCAGCTGTGGGCCTCATGAATGAGGGCGAAGCCAGGAACGCCGACCAGGTCCGCGAACTGATGAGCGGCAACGTGTGCCGCTGCGGCGCCTACCCGCAGATCGTCGGCGCCGTGACCCAGGTCATGAACATTCCGGCAGTGGTCGAAACCACGGATCGCAGCGTCGTCGTCGGGACGGTGCCAGTATGA
- a CDS encoding phytanoyl-CoA dioxygenase family protein, with protein sequence MGTAALLSEQELNDYRTKGYMRREGICPPSEVQQIRDTLLGLFARKAGYEEGAQYDFSGRDEPGKMQSFPSMHDPSHYVPELRKTTFHRRALALAKELLGEDAALYGEHALLKPALYGPETPWHQDEAFRSPDFEYKELSIWMALQPVTEANGCMQFLEGSHLGDVLEHQSPGGDRSLHPLECCGDFPKAEAVPVPLEAGDCTIHDVRTLHYTAPNTSTAPRLAYILIFNVPPVYKPGLRKAEWLVGRRTDSQERKRLWYRKGGIAVEVLRRLPQVRVTNGRWLAWAAIRLSSKMRQRASRPRP encoded by the coding sequence GTGGGCACTGCGGCCTTGCTTTCCGAACAAGAACTCAACGATTATCGAACCAAAGGCTATATGCGCCGCGAGGGCATCTGCCCGCCCTCCGAAGTCCAGCAAATTCGCGACACCCTGCTTGGTCTGTTTGCCCGCAAGGCGGGTTACGAAGAGGGTGCGCAATACGATTTCTCGGGGCGCGACGAGCCGGGCAAGATGCAGAGCTTTCCAAGCATGCATGACCCGAGCCACTATGTTCCCGAACTGCGCAAGACCACCTTCCATCGCCGCGCCCTGGCGCTGGCGAAGGAACTGCTCGGCGAAGACGCCGCACTGTACGGCGAGCATGCCCTGCTCAAGCCCGCGCTGTACGGTCCGGAAACGCCCTGGCACCAGGACGAGGCCTTCCGCTCGCCAGACTTCGAATACAAGGAACTGAGCATCTGGATGGCCCTGCAACCGGTCACCGAGGCCAATGGCTGCATGCAATTCCTTGAAGGCTCGCACCTGGGTGACGTGCTCGAACACCAATCGCCGGGCGGCGACCGTTCGCTGCACCCGCTCGAATGCTGCGGCGACTTCCCCAAGGCCGAAGCCGTGCCGGTGCCCCTGGAAGCCGGTGACTGCACGATCCACGACGTTCGCACGCTGCACTACACGGCGCCGAACACGTCGACCGCGCCGCGCCTGGCCTACATCCTGATCTTCAACGTACCGCCGGTCTACAAGCCGGGTCTGCGCAAGGCGGAATGGCTGGTGGGCCGCCGCACTGACAGCCAGGAGCGCAAGCGCCTGTGGTACCGCAAGGGTGGCATCGCCGTCGAAGTCCTGCGCCGCCTGCCCCAGGTGCGCGTGACCAACGGCCGCTGGCTCGCCTGGGCGGCCATCCGCCTGTCGAGCAAGATGCGTCAGCGCGCTAGCCGTCCCCGCCCATAA